In a single window of the Gossypium hirsutum isolate 1008001.06 chromosome D02, Gossypium_hirsutum_v2.1, whole genome shotgun sequence genome:
- the LOC107908565 gene encoding metallothiol transferase FosB isoform X2, translating into MGNVGEIEEMQWLPSPDSTTAALPLLSLNHVSFVSKSVSKSVRFYEQVLGFVLIKRPSSFNFEGAWLFNYGIGIHLLESESVPTKKEKINPKDNHISFQCSDMKQVIRKLEAMKIEYVTAVVEEGGIQVDQLFFHDPDGYMIEICNCQNLPVLPLTSCPLKLPSSSSSNTAVPSLYGKRSRETPCSAVAAVMMENLLLDMLDISF; encoded by the exons ATGGGAAATGTGGGAGAGATAGAAGAGATGCAATGGTTACCTTCTCCAGATTCAACAACAGCAGCACTGCCGTTGTTGTCTTTGAACCATGTTTCTTTTGTCTCCAAATCAGTGAGCAAATCCGTGAGGTTTTACGAGCAAGTTTTGGGATTTGTTCTCATCAAACGCCCTTCTTCTTTCAACTTTGAAGGAGCTTG GTTGTTCAACTACGGGATCGGCATCCATTTGTTAGAATCCGAGAGTGTTCcaacaaagaaagagaaaataaatcccaAAGACAACCATATATCGTTTCAATGCTCCGACATGAAGCAGGTGATTCGAAAACTTGAAGCGATGAAGATCGAGTACGTGACGGCAGTGGTTGAAGAAGGTGGGATTCAAGTGGATCAGTTGTTTTTTCACGATCCCGATGGCTACATGATTGAGATTTGCAACTGTCAAAACCTTCCGGTTCTTCCACTTACCTCTTGCCCTCTCAAGCTGCCCAGTTCTAGTAGCAGCAATACTGCGGTTCCTTCTTTATACG GGAAACGAAGCAGGGAAACACCTTGCTCTGCGGTGGCGGCTGTGATGATGGAAAACTTGCTTTTGGATATGTTGGACATATCCTTTTGA
- the LOC107908565 gene encoding uncharacterized protein isoform X1 encodes MGNVGEIEEMQWLPSPDSTTAALPLLSLNHVSFVSKSVSKSVRFYEQVLGFVLIKRPSSFNFEGAWFNRMGTSCRMLEKVDHACLYNHSPKKFQQLHLVGFESIPMIYGLFNYGIGIHLLESESVPTKKEKINPKDNHISFQCSDMKQVIRKLEAMKIEYVTAVVEEGGIQVDQLFFHDPDGYMIEICNCQNLPVLPLTSCPLKLPSSSSSNTAVPSLYGKRSRETPCSAVAAVMMENLLLDMLDISF; translated from the exons ATGGGAAATGTGGGAGAGATAGAAGAGATGCAATGGTTACCTTCTCCAGATTCAACAACAGCAGCACTGCCGTTGTTGTCTTTGAACCATGTTTCTTTTGTCTCCAAATCAGTGAGCAAATCCGTGAGGTTTTACGAGCAAGTTTTGGGATTTGTTCTCATCAAACGCCCTTCTTCTTTCAACTTTGAAGGAGCTTG GTTCAACAGAATGGGAACATCTTGTCGGATGCTCGAAAAAGTTGACCATGCATGCCTGTATAATCACTCACCAAAGAAATTTCAACAATTACATTTGGTGGGATTTGAATCCATACCTATGATCTATGG GTTGTTCAACTACGGGATCGGCATCCATTTGTTAGAATCCGAGAGTGTTCcaacaaagaaagagaaaataaatcccaAAGACAACCATATATCGTTTCAATGCTCCGACATGAAGCAGGTGATTCGAAAACTTGAAGCGATGAAGATCGAGTACGTGACGGCAGTGGTTGAAGAAGGTGGGATTCAAGTGGATCAGTTGTTTTTTCACGATCCCGATGGCTACATGATTGAGATTTGCAACTGTCAAAACCTTCCGGTTCTTCCACTTACCTCTTGCCCTCTCAAGCTGCCCAGTTCTAGTAGCAGCAATACTGCGGTTCCTTCTTTATACG GGAAACGAAGCAGGGAAACACCTTGCTCTGCGGTGGCGGCTGTGATGATGGAAAACTTGCTTTTGGATATGTTGGACATATCCTTTTGA
- the LOC107908564 gene encoding ion channel DMI1 → MRSNGGSGESASTQSPRNPSSQKAERPPVLKKFKAIEPDDPRPTPHFPGPLFPAVRRVTSLPPSSNRRASFDTDADKPSSVGDVTASNLNNIDVVNSLSDRDWMYPSFLGPHAARNRVMTVKAASRQPIRGGGERLVDRVESKVVDAKQQSNTPVNKEEVKVVASQVSTTMTERSSVSSWSARRILRMKLKRYFIFSVIIFSCIYPLTYVIHLRNKVERLEVENINLRRWCSETDVGNYSNEVLQPEDDSSYKIFGNADSKTVALYTVMFTLMMPFVLYKCLDYLPQIKIISKRTKPNKEEVPLKKRIAYMVDVCFSVYPYAKLLALLFATIFLIGFGGLALYAVTDGSLTEALWLSWTFVADSGNHADSIGIGPRIVSVSISSGGMLIFAMMLGLVSDAISEKVDSLRKGKSEVIEKNHMLILGWSDKLGSLLKQLAIANKSVGGGVVVVLAERDKEEMEMEIAKLEFDFMGTSVICRSGSPLILADLKKVSVSKARAIIVLATDENADQSDARALRVVLSLTGVKEGLRGHVVVEMSDLDNEPLVKLVGGDLIETVVAHDVIGRLMIQCALQPGLAQIWEDILGFENDEFYIKRWPELDGMQFEDVLISFPDAIPCGVKVAADNGKIILNPDDSYVLKEGDGVLVIAEDDDTYSPGPLPEVRRVSFPKVPELPKYPERILFCGWRRDIHDMIMVLEAFLAPGSELWMFNEVAEKERERKLIDGGLDISGLENIKLVHREGNAVIRRHLESLPLETFDSILILADESLEDSVVHSDSRSLATLLLIRDIQSKRLPYRDTKSTSLRLAGFTHSSWIREMQQASDKSIIISEILDSRTRNLVSVSRISDYVLSNELVSMALAMVAEDKQINRVLEELFAEEGNEMCIKPAEFYLFDQEELCFYEIMIRGRQRQEIIIGYRLANSERAIINPPKKSEQRKWSLDDVFVVISSGS, encoded by the exons atgagaagCAACGGTGGGTCTGGAGAATCAGCTTCAACTCAATCACCACGAAACCCTAGCTCACAAAAAGCAGAGAGGCCACCGGTACTGAAGAAGTTCAAAGCTATAGAACCGGATGATCCGCGGCCCACACCACACTTTCCGGGACCTCTTTTCCCCGCCGTTCGTCGCGTCACCAGTCTTCCACCATCGTCAAATCGACGTGCCTCGTTTGATACCGATGCTGATAAGCCGAGTAGCGTAGGAGATGTTACTGCCAGTAATCTTAATAACATTGATGTTGTGAATAGTTTATCAGATAGGGATTGGATGTATCCTTCATTTCTTGGGCCTCATGCGGCGAGGAATCGGGTGATGACGGTTAAAGCGGCGTCGAGGCAGCCGATTCGAGGAGGTGGGGAACGATTAGTGGATAGGGTTGAAAGTAAGGTGGTGGATGCGAAGCAGCAAAGTAACACTCCTGTCAACAAGGAGGAAGTCAAAGTCGTGGCGAGTCAAGTTTCTACGACGATGACTGAGAGGAGTTCGGTGAGTTCGTGGAGTGCGAGGAGGATTCTACGGATGAAATTGAAGCGTTATTTCATATTTTCAGTG ATCATTTTCAGTTGTATATATCCTTTAACTTATGTAATTCATCTGCGGAATAAAGTTGAAAGACTAGAG GTAGAGAATATTAATCTTCGTCGATGGTGTAGTGAAACCGATGTTGGTAACTACAGCAATGAAGTTTTGCAGCCTGAAGATGATAGttcatataaaatttttggtaatgcTGACAGTAAAACTGTTGCTTTATATACTGTGATGTTCACCCTCATGATGCCTTTTGTGCTGTACAAATGTCTTGATTATCTTCCGCAAATAAAGATTATATCCAAAAGAACAAAGCCTAACAAGGAGGAGGTTCCCTTGAAGAAGAGAATTGCATATATGGTGGATGTTTGTTTCTCTGTATATCCTTATGCAAAGCTGCTTGCACTCCTTTTTGCAACGATATTTCTTATAGGATTTGGTGGCTTGGCATTGTATGCTGTCACTGATGGAAGCCTTACTGAAGCTCTTTGGCTTTCATGGACATTTGTGGCTGATTCTGGCAATCATGCTGATAGTATTGGAATTGGTCCGAGGATTGTGTCTGTCTCTATAAGTTCAGGAGGCATGCTGATATTTGCAATGATGCTAGGGCTCGTCTCAGATGCTATCTCAGAAAAGGTTGATTCACTCCGAAAAGGAAAGAGTGAAGTCATTGAAAAGAACCATATGCTAATTCTTGGATGGAGTGATAAATTG ggatcACTTTTGAAGCAACTAGCAATAGCGAACAAAAGTGTTGGGGGTGGAGTGGTTGTAGTACTTGCAGAAAGAGACAAGGAGGAAATGGAGATGGAAATAGCTAAGCTGGAATTTGATTTTATGGGAACATCTGTCATATGCAGGAGTGGAAGTCCTCTGATTCTTGCTGATTTAAAGAAG GTCTCTGTATCGAAAGCACGTGCCATTATTGTCTTGGCAACTGATGAAAATGCAGATCAG AGTGATGCACGTGCCTTGAGGGTTGTGCTCAGTCTAACTGGAGTAAAGGAGGGTTTGAGAGGTCATGTTGTGGTTGAAATGAGTGACCTTGACAATGAGCCCCTGGTAAAGCTTGTTGGAGGAGATCTCATAGAAACTGTTGTTGCACATGATGTGATTGGTCGCTTGATGATACAGTGTGCCCTGCAACCTGGCCTTGCACAG aTATGGGAGGATATATTGGGGTTTGAAAATGATGAGTTTTACATCAAAAGGTGGCCTGAATTGGATGGTATGCAGTTTGAAGATGTGCTCATTTCATTTCCTGATGCAATTCCTTGTGGAGTCAAGGTTGCTGCAGATAATGGGAAGATAATCCTAAATCCAGATGATAGTTATGTACTAAAAGAAGGGGATGGAGTCCTTGTTATAGCCGAGGATGATGACACTTATTCTCCTGGTCCTCTTCCAGAG GTACGTAGAGTTAGCTTCCCAAAAGTACCTGAACTTCCGAAATATCCCGAGAGGATACTGTTCTGTGGCTGGCGGCGTGATATTCATGATATGATTATG gttCTGGAGGCATTTCTCGCCCCGGGTTCAGAACTGTGGATGTTCAACGAGGTtgcagaaaaagaaagagagaggaaACTGATTGATGGTGGACTTGATATTTCTGGATTAGAGAACATAAAACTCGTCCACCGTGAGGGAAATGCCGTCATTAGAAGGCACTTAGAAAGCCTGCCTTTGGAGACTTTTGATTCT ATTTTAATTCTTGCAGATGAATCACTGGAGGACTCTGTAGTGCATTCAGACTCTAGATCTCTTGCCACCCTTCTCCTTATTCGAGACATACAG TCGAAACGTCTCCCTTACAGAGATACAAAGTCAACTTCTTTACGGCTTGCTGGATTCACTCACAGCTCTTGGATTCGTGAAATGCAGCAAGCTTCAGATAAATCAATCATCATTAGTGAAATTTTGGACTCTAGGACAAGGAACCTGGTTTCAGTCTCGAGAATCAGTGACTATGTGCTTTCAAATGAGCTTGTAAGCATGGCACTGGCAATGGTGGCTGAAGACAAGCAAATAAATCGTGTTCTTGAGGAGCTTTTTGCAGAGGAG GGGAACGAAATGTGTATCAAACCAGCAGAATTCTACTTATTCGACCAGGAAGAGTTATGCTTTTATGAAATAATGATCAGGGGTCGGCAAAGACAAGAAATCATCATCGGCTACCGCCTTGCAAACTCCGAACGTGCAATTATCAACCCTCCCAAAAAATCAGAACAAAGAAAATGGTCTCTCGATGATGTTTTTGTTGTCATCTCATCCGGTTCTTGA